In Bacillus cytotoxicus NVH 391-98, the following are encoded in one genomic region:
- a CDS encoding molybdenum cofactor biosynthesis protein MoaE, with translation MTYTYYEVIDTPISIEEVTNKVISRECGAVTTFIGTVREFTKGRRTLYLEYVAYKTMAEKMLAKIGAEVKEKWPGTHVAITHRTGTLQISDIAVVVAVSTPHRKAAYEANEYIMERIKQIVPIWKKEFWEDGNSWIGDQLERVSYPDGEPGKELEL, from the coding sequence ATGACATATACGTATTATGAAGTAATTGATACACCGATTTCAATTGAAGAAGTAACAAATAAAGTGATTAGCCGAGAATGCGGCGCAGTAACAACCTTTATTGGGACTGTTAGGGAATTTACGAAAGGGCGTCGTACATTATATTTAGAGTATGTCGCTTATAAAACAATGGCTGAAAAAATGCTTGCAAAAATTGGTGCGGAAGTGAAAGAAAAATGGCCAGGGACACATGTTGCGATTACGCATCGCACTGGTACACTTCAAATTTCTGATATCGCAGTTGTTGTTGCGGTATCAACACCGCATCGAAAAGCTGCTTATGAGGCGAATGAGTATATTATGGAACGCATCAAACAAATTGTGCCCATTTGGAAAAAAGAATTTTGGGAAGATGGCAATTCGTGGATTGGTGATCAATTAGAAAGAGTATCGTATCCAGATGGAGAACCGGGAAAGGAGCTGGAATTATGA
- a CDS encoding Crp/Fnr family transcriptional regulator, which produces MTNRTALSNDLKELLASVEYKMNVSKGSYIFQEGIEAKELYIIRSGKVQISKISADGQELTLRICSKDDIIGELTLFADHAKYLLNAKCLEEVEIGVIKRDALEKALLQKPALAFEFMKWISEHLRRMQTKFRDLVLHGKKGALYSTLIRMTNSYGILKENGILIDLPLTNQELANFCATSRESVNRMLNELKKQGILSIQKGKITIHNLQFLKCEISCEDCPSSICSIE; this is translated from the coding sequence GTGACAAATCGTACGGCATTATCAAATGATTTAAAAGAACTACTTGCATCTGTTGAATATAAAATGAACGTCAGCAAAGGAAGCTATATTTTTCAAGAAGGTATAGAAGCAAAAGAACTCTATATCATTCGATCTGGAAAAGTACAAATTAGTAAAATTAGCGCTGATGGACAAGAATTAACACTTCGCATTTGTTCAAAGGATGATATTATCGGAGAATTAACACTATTTGCAGATCATGCAAAGTATTTATTAAATGCAAAATGTCTCGAAGAAGTTGAGATTGGTGTAATAAAACGAGATGCCTTAGAAAAAGCATTGCTTCAAAAGCCAGCTCTTGCATTTGAATTTATGAAATGGATTAGTGAACATCTAAGAAGAATGCAAACAAAATTTCGTGATTTAGTATTGCATGGAAAAAAAGGTGCTTTATATTCCACGCTCATTCGCATGACAAATAGTTACGGTATTTTAAAAGAAAATGGGATCTTGATTGATTTGCCTTTAACAAACCAAGAGCTTGCTAACTTCTGTGCTACTTCACGCGAAAGTGTCAACCGTATGTTAAATGAATTAAAAAAACAAGGAATCCTTTCTATTCAGAAAGGAAAAATTACAATTCATAATTTACAATTTTTAAAATGTGAAATTTCTTGTGAAGATTGTCCCTCTTCTATTTGTAGTATTGAGTAG
- a CDS encoding molybdopterin molybdotransferase MoeA: MLEKRVPIPVAEAVKRVMKYAQRGEIEETILMESYGRVLGEDVVADHDVPYFNRSPYDGFAIRAEDTKEASQSNPIEFQVVGEIGAGSVFQGEVKAFEAVRIMTGAAIPEGCNAVVMLELTEVCTRDGKTYMKLKRSFRAGDNVSFKGEDIKKNHVLVKKGTRINPGVAALLATFGYSSVHVVKQPVVGIITTGSELLEVYEPLELGKIRNSNSYMIAAQIMKAGGKVRYYGQLADQLDACYEAVKAALDEVDILITTGGVSVGDYDYLPAIYERLQANVLFNKVAMRPGSVTTVAEVGRKLLFGLSGNPSACYVGFELFVHPVIQTHLYAKEPHVYRADAVLQKDFPKANPFTRFVRGKVSIVNGMLHVTPVGLDKSSAVSCLAEANAFIVLPGGTRGFETGMTVSVLLLDSSQGSEWPWAEPLQSYK, from the coding sequence ATGCTAGAAAAACGAGTACCAATTCCAGTTGCTGAAGCAGTAAAGAGAGTGATGAAATATGCTCAGCGCGGTGAAATAGAAGAGACGATTCTTATGGAGAGTTATGGAAGAGTGCTTGGAGAGGATGTTGTAGCTGATCACGATGTACCTTATTTCAATCGTTCTCCTTATGATGGATTCGCAATTCGGGCAGAAGATACGAAAGAGGCAAGTCAAAGTAATCCAATTGAATTTCAAGTAGTGGGAGAGATCGGAGCAGGGTCTGTTTTTCAAGGAGAAGTGAAAGCATTTGAAGCTGTTCGAATTATGACAGGAGCAGCGATTCCAGAAGGATGTAATGCTGTTGTTATGTTAGAGTTGACAGAAGTTTGTACAAGAGATGGAAAAACATATATGAAGTTGAAACGTTCTTTTCGAGCAGGAGATAATGTTTCATTTAAAGGTGAAGATATAAAGAAAAATCATGTGCTCGTGAAAAAAGGAACGAGAATAAATCCAGGTGTGGCAGCGTTATTAGCAACGTTTGGATACAGTTCCGTTCATGTTGTAAAACAACCAGTTGTTGGAATTATCACAACTGGAAGTGAACTGTTAGAAGTGTATGAACCACTTGAACTGGGAAAAATTCGAAATAGTAATTCCTATATGATTGCAGCTCAAATTATGAAAGCAGGCGGAAAAGTGCGATATTATGGGCAACTTGCAGATCAATTGGATGCCTGCTATGAAGCTGTGAAAGCGGCACTGGATGAAGTTGATATTTTAATTACAACCGGCGGTGTTTCAGTAGGGGATTATGATTATTTACCTGCTATTTATGAACGATTACAGGCGAATGTACTATTTAATAAGGTTGCCATGAGACCAGGTAGTGTGACAACAGTAGCGGAAGTGGGGAGAAAGCTATTATTCGGATTATCGGGTAATCCATCAGCTTGTTATGTTGGGTTCGAATTATTTGTTCACCCAGTTATACAAACGCATCTTTATGCAAAGGAACCACATGTATATCGCGCAGATGCCGTTTTGCAAAAAGATTTCCCAAAAGCAAATCCATTCACACGTTTTGTAAGGGGAAAAGTAAGCATTGTAAATGGTATGTTACATGTAACTCCGGTAGGATTGGATAAGTCGAGCGCTGTATCATGTCTTGCAGAGGCAAATGCATTCATTGTATTACCAGGAGGAACGCGAGGGTTCGAAACAGGTATGACCGTCTCGGTTCTATTGCTTGATTCGAGTCAAGGAAGTGAATGGCCATGGGCAGAGCCACTCCAATCTTACAAATAG
- a CDS encoding molybdopterin-synthase adenylyltransferase MoeB, with protein MQDRYSRQMLFSSIGEDGQRKIREKHVLLIGAGALGAANAEALARAGIGKLTIADRDYVEWSNLQRQQLYTEEDAKQYKPKAIAAAEHLQKINSEVEIIPVVTDVAIQEMEDFIQGIDLIIDATDNFDTRLLINDISQKYNVPWIYGGCVGSYGVTYTILPGKTPCFRCLMEHPTSGATCDTAGVIQPAVQMVVAHQVTEALKILVEDFGALRETMLSFDVWNNQHMAFKVNRQKKESCPSCGKLRTYPSLAFESQMKTEVLCGRNTVQIRPGVSKSLNLEEIKKRLQKNMDIQVTPYLLSFFIEEYRFVLFKDGRAFVHGTNDKAEAKRLYTRYIG; from the coding sequence TTGCAGGACCGATATTCAAGGCAAATGTTATTTTCAAGTATTGGTGAAGATGGACAGAGGAAAATAAGAGAAAAGCATGTATTGCTTATTGGTGCTGGAGCTCTTGGTGCCGCCAATGCTGAAGCTCTTGCTAGAGCAGGAATCGGAAAATTGACAATTGCGGATCGAGATTATGTCGAGTGGAGCAATTTGCAGCGGCAGCAATTATATACAGAAGAAGATGCCAAGCAATATAAGCCAAAGGCGATTGCAGCTGCAGAACATTTACAGAAGATTAATTCTGAAGTTGAGATTATTCCAGTTGTGACAGATGTGGCGATACAAGAGATGGAAGATTTCATTCAAGGTATAGATTTAATAATAGATGCAACAGATAATTTTGATACGCGTCTTCTTATTAATGATATTTCACAAAAATATAATGTACCTTGGATATATGGAGGATGTGTTGGTAGTTATGGCGTAACGTATACAATTCTTCCAGGAAAAACACCGTGCTTTCGCTGTTTGATGGAGCATCCGACAAGCGGTGCCACATGTGATACGGCAGGGGTAATACAGCCGGCGGTACAAATGGTCGTTGCACATCAAGTAACCGAAGCTTTAAAAATATTAGTAGAAGATTTTGGAGCACTTCGGGAGACAATGTTGTCATTTGATGTTTGGAATAATCAACATATGGCATTTAAAGTGAATAGGCAGAAAAAAGAGAGCTGCCCATCTTGTGGCAAGTTACGTACGTACCCAAGTTTGGCATTTGAATCACAAATGAAAACCGAAGTATTATGTGGGCGAAATACGGTTCAAATCCGTCCTGGCGTTTCGAAATCTCTTAATCTAGAAGAAATTAAAAAGCGCTTACAAAAAAACATGGATATTCAAGTAACACCGTATTTATTATCCTTTTTCATCGAGGAGTATCGTTTTGTTCTCTTTAAGGATGGTAGAGCGTTTGTTCATGGGACAAATGATAAGGCAGAAGCGAAGCGATTATATACAAGGTATATAGGCTAA
- the mobB gene encoding molybdopterin-guanine dinucleotide biosynthesis protein B: MAMGRATPILQIVGYQNSGKTTLMEKLVHAFSSEGRKVATIKHHGHGGFPELSQKDSERHRQAGAVVSAVEGAGLLSLSALRNHWMLKDVIQLYEFFAVDLILIEGYKTESYPKIVLLRSLDDMSLLEQVDNIKAVIVWDEAILQLQKTYKIFHITDADSYMKWLVEMVRGAK, encoded by the coding sequence ATGGCCATGGGCAGAGCCACTCCAATCTTACAAATAGTAGGATATCAAAATAGTGGGAAAACAACATTAATGGAGAAGTTAGTTCATGCTTTTTCAAGTGAAGGAAGGAAAGTTGCCACAATTAAGCATCATGGACATGGTGGGTTTCCTGAACTTTCGCAAAAAGATAGTGAACGGCATAGACAAGCAGGTGCAGTTGTAAGTGCTGTAGAAGGAGCTGGATTGTTATCTCTTTCAGCACTTCGTAATCATTGGATGTTAAAGGATGTAATTCAGTTATATGAATTCTTTGCAGTAGATCTCATTTTAATAGAAGGATATAAAACAGAATCATATCCGAAAATTGTCTTACTTCGTTCGCTAGATGATATGTCTTTATTGGAACAGGTGGATAACATAAAAGCTGTTATTGTCTGGGATGAAGCGATTTTACAGTTACAAAAAACATATAAAATTTTTCATATAACAGATGCCGATTCTTATATGAAATGGCTTGTAGAAATGGTAAGGGGTGCAAAATGA
- the moaD gene encoding molybdopterin converting factor subunit 1: MIQVLLFAHLQEEAGTSELKIDCDNITVTELKQFLTKEYHVSVDQQIMVAINEEYANDTDTIQAGDVVALIPPVSGG, translated from the coding sequence ATGATTCAAGTATTATTGTTCGCACATTTGCAAGAAGAAGCTGGAACAAGTGAATTGAAAATAGACTGTGACAACATAACAGTTACAGAGTTAAAACAGTTTCTTACAAAAGAGTATCATGTATCAGTTGACCAGCAAATTATGGTTGCAATTAATGAAGAATATGCAAATGATACGGATACCATTCAAGCAGGCGATGTTGTTGCACTTATTCCACCTGTAAGTGGAGGTTGA
- a CDS encoding CarD family transcriptional regulator, with amino-acid sequence MFQIGDKIVYPMHGAGIIEAIEDKEVLGKTRQYCVIHMVISDMQVMIPMDKVQDSGIRYVVDQTTLNHALVDVHNGAPDKSLSWKQRYTLNMEKMKSGDFVDGAEVVRDLLHRNKERTLNASEKQMLDNARRILISEVALVQNVSENQATDFLQNTINH; translated from the coding sequence TTGTTTCAAATTGGTGATAAAATTGTTTACCCTATGCATGGAGCTGGAATCATTGAGGCCATTGAAGATAAAGAAGTGTTAGGCAAGACACGTCAATATTGCGTTATACACATGGTGATTAGCGATATGCAAGTAATGATTCCTATGGATAAAGTTCAAGATTCTGGCATACGTTATGTCGTAGATCAAACAACATTAAATCACGCTTTAGTTGACGTTCATAACGGAGCCCCAGACAAATCACTGTCATGGAAACAAAGATATACATTAAATATGGAAAAGATGAAAAGCGGTGATTTTGTAGACGGAGCTGAAGTCGTACGTGATTTACTCCACCGCAATAAAGAAAGAACATTAAATGCGAGTGAAAAACAAATGTTAGACAATGCACGCAGAATCTTAATTAGTGAAGTAGCACTTGTTCAAAATGTTTCTGAAAATCAAGCAACAGATTTCTTACAAAACACGATTAATCATTAA
- the moaC gene encoding cyclic pyranopterin monophosphate synthase MoaC, producing the protein MSSFTHFNDQGRAKMVDISDKKVTVRTAIACSSILVTKEIYDKISHHEIGKGDVLGVAQIAGIMAAKRTSDVIPMCHPLLLKGVDVSFDWKQEKKQYRLLIEVKVKTEGSTGVEMEALTAASMTALTVYDMCKAVDKGMIIGETYLLEKTGGKSGDYLRNS; encoded by the coding sequence ATGTCTTCATTTACTCATTTTAATGACCAAGGCCGTGCTAAGATGGTCGATATTAGTGATAAAAAAGTAACAGTGCGCACTGCAATTGCTTGTTCTAGCATCCTTGTTACAAAAGAAATTTATGATAAAATCTCCCATCATGAAATTGGGAAAGGAGATGTACTAGGCGTCGCTCAAATCGCTGGTATTATGGCGGCAAAACGTACTTCTGATGTTATTCCAATGTGTCATCCCTTACTTTTAAAAGGAGTCGATGTTTCCTTTGATTGGAAACAAGAAAAAAAACAATATCGTTTACTTATTGAAGTAAAGGTAAAAACAGAAGGAAGTACAGGCGTTGAAATGGAAGCTTTAACAGCCGCTTCTATGACTGCTCTTACCGTGTATGATATGTGTAAAGCTGTCGATAAAGGAATGATTATCGGTGAAACATATCTTCTCGAAAAAACAGGAGGAAAAAGCGGCGACTATCTTCGAAATTCATAA
- a CDS encoding GRP family sugar transporter, with translation MDIFLAILPALFWGSIVLFNVKLGGGPYSQTFGTTLGALIFSIGIYIFVQPVITPVVIGVGIVSGLFWALGQANQLKSIDLMGVSKTMPISTGMQLVATTLFGVLIFREWSTTVSIVLGILAIICIIVGIVLTSLQSKEEKNEAQAGTFKKGIMILLVSTFGYLVYVVVIRLFHVNGWSALLPQAIGMVIGGILLTFRHKPFNKYAIRNIIPGLIWAAGNMFLFISQPRVGVATSFSLSQMGIVISTLGGIFILGEKKTKRQFIAIIIGILFIIGAGIMLGIAKG, from the coding sequence ATGGATATCTTTTTAGCGATTTTACCTGCTTTATTTTGGGGAAGCATTGTACTTTTTAATGTGAAACTTGGTGGAGGCCCCTACAGCCAAACGTTCGGAACAACATTAGGTGCACTTATTTTTTCAATAGGTATTTATATCTTTGTACAACCAGTAATAACGCCGGTAGTGATTGGTGTAGGAATTGTATCGGGCTTATTTTGGGCGCTTGGGCAAGCAAATCAATTAAAAAGTATTGATTTAATGGGCGTTTCGAAAACAATGCCGATTTCAACAGGGATGCAATTAGTCGCGACGACTTTATTTGGCGTTTTAATTTTTCGTGAATGGTCAACAACTGTATCTATTGTATTAGGTATTCTAGCAATCATTTGTATCATTGTTGGGATTGTGTTGACATCACTTCAGAGTAAAGAAGAAAAGAATGAAGCGCAAGCAGGAACTTTTAAAAAAGGAATTATGATTTTACTTGTTTCAACTTTTGGGTATTTGGTATATGTCGTAGTTATACGCCTATTCCATGTAAATGGATGGTCGGCTTTATTGCCGCAAGCAATTGGAATGGTAATAGGGGGTATTTTATTAACATTTCGGCATAAACCATTTAATAAATATGCGATTCGAAATATCATTCCAGGTCTAATTTGGGCAGCTGGAAATATGTTTTTATTTATTTCACAACCACGCGTAGGAGTAGCAACTAGTTTTTCTCTTTCACAAATGGGAATTGTGATTTCAACTTTAGGTGGAATTTTTATATTAGGTGAAAAGAAGACAAAGCGTCAATTTATTGCTATTATCATTGGGATTCTTTTCATTATTGGAGCTGGAATTATGCTAGGAATTGCAAAAGGGTAA
- a CDS encoding nitrate/nitrite transporter, with product MRSPNFQLGLQTSNLIIGFMVWVILSSLMPFIKTDITLTAGQISLVTAVPVILGSVLRIPIGYWTNRYGARKLFFISFIILLFPVFYISIANSMMDLIIGGLFVGIGGAVFSVGVTSLPKYYPKERHGFVNGIYGAGNAGTAITSFLAPVIASSFGWRATVQSFLILLALFALLNFLLGDRNERKVNTPLLEQLKGVYKNEKLWFLCIFYFLTFGSFVAFTVYLPNFLVSHFGLAKVDAGMRTAGFIVLATIMRPIGGWLGDKFNPFKILIFVFIGLTLSGIILSFMPSMNVYTFGCLLVAFCAGIGNGTVFKLVPMYFSKQAGVVNGLVAALGGLGGFFPPLILTVLFQLTGHYAIGFMALSEVALACLIITVWMYSQEKLLLMLNNK from the coding sequence ATGAGAAGTCCGAATTTTCAGTTAGGTTTACAAACTTCTAATCTTATTATTGGTTTTATGGTATGGGTGATTTTATCTTCGTTAATGCCATTTATTAAAACAGATATTACGTTAACGGCAGGGCAAATCTCCCTTGTAACAGCAGTACCTGTTATTTTAGGATCGGTGCTTCGAATACCAATTGGGTATTGGACAAACCGATATGGAGCAAGAAAATTATTCTTTATCAGTTTTATTATTTTACTGTTCCCTGTTTTTTATATTAGTATTGCAAACTCTATGATGGATTTAATTATTGGTGGTCTATTCGTAGGAATTGGTGGCGCTGTATTTTCTGTAGGTGTGACGTCATTACCGAAATATTATCCAAAAGAACGTCACGGTTTTGTAAATGGTATTTATGGGGCGGGAAATGCAGGAACAGCAATTACTTCTTTTTTAGCACCAGTCATTGCAAGTTCATTTGGTTGGAGAGCAACTGTACAGTCATTTTTAATTTTATTAGCATTGTTTGCGTTATTAAATTTCTTATTAGGTGATCGCAATGAAAGAAAAGTGAACACACCATTATTAGAACAATTAAAAGGTGTGTATAAAAATGAGAAACTTTGGTTTTTATGCATTTTCTATTTCTTAACGTTTGGATCATTTGTTGCTTTTACGGTGTACTTACCAAACTTTTTAGTGTCTCACTTTGGATTAGCAAAAGTCGATGCAGGTATGAGAACAGCTGGATTTATTGTATTAGCAACAATTATGCGCCCGATAGGTGGATGGCTTGGTGATAAGTTTAATCCATTTAAAATTTTAATCTTTGTATTTATTGGATTGACGTTATCGGGTATTATTTTATCATTTATGCCAAGCATGAATGTCTATACATTTGGTTGTTTACTCGTTGCGTTTTGTGCAGGAATTGGAAATGGGACAGTCTTTAAACTTGTACCGATGTATTTTTCTAAGCAAGCAGGGGTTGTAAATGGGCTTGTTGCAGCATTAGGTGGATTAGGTGGATTTTTCCCTCCGCTTATTTTAACAGTACTGTTCCAATTAACAGGTCATTATGCAATTGGATTTATGGCACTTTCAGAAGTGGCACTTGCTTGTCTCATTATTACAGTTTGGATGTATAGTCAAGAAAAGCTATTACTTATGCTAAATAATAAATAA
- the moaA gene encoding GTP 3',8-cyclase MoaA, with translation MHEKVRDSFGRPLQDLRISVIDRCNFRCTYCMPAEVFGPDYAFLQEEFLLTFDEIERLAKLFAGIGVKKIRLTGGEPLLRKDLPKLIKRLASLDGITDIGLTTNGIHLTKQAKALKEAGLQRVNVSLDAIEDNVFQKINGRNVSTKPVLKGIIAAKEVGLEVKVNMVVKKGMNDSQVLPMATCFKEQGIPLRFIEFMDVGSTNGWNFEQVVTKQELIEMIGNVYPIEPAEPHYFGEVAKRYCYIGSDVEVGFITSVSESFCSSCTRARISADGKFYTCLFATEGTDLRALLRTNCSDNELLQVIQDVWRYRKDRYSDERTEESAKNRAKIEMSYIGG, from the coding sequence ATGCACGAGAAGGTGAGGGATTCTTTCGGGCGCCCGCTTCAAGATTTACGGATTTCAGTTATAGATCGCTGTAATTTTAGATGCACGTACTGTATGCCGGCTGAAGTATTTGGACCAGATTATGCTTTTTTACAAGAAGAATTTTTACTTACATTTGATGAGATTGAAAGATTAGCAAAATTATTTGCTGGCATAGGTGTAAAGAAAATTAGACTTACAGGTGGAGAACCATTACTTCGAAAAGATTTACCGAAGCTGATTAAGCGTCTAGCAAGTCTGGATGGTATAACGGATATTGGACTAACAACAAATGGTATACATTTGACAAAACAAGCAAAAGCATTAAAGGAAGCAGGCTTGCAGCGAGTAAACGTTAGTCTGGATGCGATAGAAGATAATGTATTTCAGAAAATAAATGGACGGAATGTTAGTACGAAACCTGTGTTAAAAGGGATTATAGCTGCTAAAGAGGTCGGTCTTGAAGTAAAGGTAAATATGGTTGTGAAAAAAGGAATGAATGATAGTCAAGTTCTTCCAATGGCTACTTGTTTTAAAGAACAGGGAATACCACTTCGTTTTATTGAATTTATGGATGTTGGGAGTACGAACGGATGGAATTTCGAACAGGTAGTTACAAAACAAGAATTAATTGAGATGATTGGCAATGTATATCCGATTGAACCCGCTGAACCACACTATTTCGGAGAGGTCGCAAAGCGCTATTGTTACATAGGAAGTGATGTGGAAGTTGGATTTATCACTTCTGTTTCTGAATCATTTTGTTCTTCATGTACAAGAGCGCGAATTTCAGCTGATGGAAAGTTTTATACGTGTTTGTTTGCGACAGAAGGTACGGATTTAAGAGCGTTGCTTAGAACCAATTGTTCTGATAATGAGTTATTACAAGTCATACAAGATGTATGGAGATATCGAAAAGACCGATATTCTGATGAGCGGACGGAAGAAAGCGCGAAAAATCGTGCGAAAATTGAAATGTCTTATATTGGAGGATAA